A region of Lagenorhynchus albirostris chromosome 20, mLagAlb1.1, whole genome shotgun sequence DNA encodes the following proteins:
- the AKAP1 gene encoding A-kinase anchor protein 1, mitochondrial translates to MAIQFRSLFPLALPGVLALLGWWWFFSRKKEHLSSHNKQMGASAVKLRAGPATEDALPVEDPCPGAAAPPPGAAQPPERELPTASKPPVEPPALPRAHPAYRRSESSGGLPNTADTRFPPGPRKEDSARVELALMGDEAKCAPLECPLPSPKGVPFPHEAAEVCNRETVMGRPAGRRRQDQSAAPAEKVDPGEKTRETGGAEGTGDAVTGENVPEEGPVSREQDPELPSSRAPSLAPLGGGGEKGSSLLAVDEDPVGKLLSSFVESAHSELATPDETPAPRVRGSRGWDGDFSRELGKEETLDRNEKVEQAAFQIISKVILEATEEVLSTTMGRIAGRMHPASVAQLQGPKEESGARAHQRAALGQDAAEPALATAEAATGPVDAAFPSADLLAEDLPPPKTYVSCLTSPLSSPTKDRKPKNSAHHVSLAPCPPPAASLGESLDEASILAEDAACVTCVSSNGQGVPSVASSGQCSDSVSTSGLEDSCTETTSSPRDKAATPLLPESTVPFSNGVLKGELSDLGAEDGWTVGAEADHSGGSDGNSMDSVDSCCGLRKTDGFQNAQAGSHPKKVDLTVWEIEVPKHLVGRLIGKQGRHVSFLKQTSGAKIYISSLPYTQNVQICHIEGSQHHVDKALSLIGKKFKELNLTNIYAPPLPSLALPSLPMTSWLMLPDGITVEVIVVSQVNAGHLFVQQHTHPTFHALRSLDQQMYLCYSQPGIPTLPTPVEITVICAAPGVDGAWWRAQVVASYEETNEVEIRYVDYGGYKRVKVDVLRQIRSDFVTLPFQGAEVLLDSVMPLSDDDHFSPEADAAMSEMTGNAALLAQVTRYSPTGLPLIQLWSVIGDEVVLINRSLVERGLAQWVDSYYSSL, encoded by the exons ATGGCGATCCAGTTCCGCTCGCTTTTCCCCTTGGCACTGCCTGGAGTGCTGGCGCTCCTCGGCTGGTGGTGGTTTTTCTCTCGTAAAAAAGAGCACCTCAGCAGCCACAACAAACAGATGGGGGCCAGCGCTGTGAAGCTGAGGGCTGGCCCTGCCACGGAGGACGCGCTCCCTGTGGAGGACCCCTGTCCTGGAGCAGCGGCCCCGCCCCCCGGTGCCGCCCAGCCGCCGGAGAGGGAGCTCCCCACCGCCAGCAAGCCCCCTGTGGAGCCGCCGGCCCTGCCGCGGGCACACCCGGCCTACCGGCGATCAGAGTCCTCGGGCGGCCTTCCCAACACCGCGGACACGAGGTTTCCACCAGGACCACGCAAGGAGGACAGTGCAAGGGTGGAGCTCGCTCTGATGGGTGACGAAGCCAAGTGTGCTCCTCTAGAGTGTCCCCTGCCGTCCCCAAAAGGCGTTCCGTTCCCACACGAAGCAGCTGAGGTGTGTAATCGAGAGACCGTGATGGGCAGGCCGGCAGGGCGGCGCCGGCAGGACCAGTCTGCAGCCCCCGCAGAGAAGGTGGACCCTGGGGAGAAGACCAGGGAGACGGGTGGCGCCGAAGGCACAGGTGACGCGGTGACGGGAGAAAACGTGCCGGAAGAAGGTCCCGTGTCCCGGGAGCAGGACCCCGAGTTGCCGAGCAGCAGAGCCCCCAGCCTGGCTCccttgggaggagggggagagaaggggagcagCCTGCTGGCGGTGGACGAGGACCCCGTGGGGAAGTTGCTGAGTAGCTTCGTGGAGTCGGCCCACTCGGAGCTGGCAACGCCCGATGAGACACCAGCGCCCCGGGTCAGGGGGAGCAGAGGCTGGGACGGAGACTTCAGCCGGGAGCTGGGCAAGGAAGAGACCTTGGACAGAAACGAGAAGGTCGAGCAGGCTGCCTTCCAGATCATCTCCAAAGTGATCCTGGAGGCCACCGAGGAGGTGCTGAGCACCACGATGGGCAGGATCGCGGGGCGGATGCATCCGGCCTCGGTCGCTCAGCTCCAAGGGCCGAAGGAGGAGAGCGGCGCCCGAGCCCACCAGAGAGCTGCCCTGGGCCAGGATGCCGCGGAGCCTGCTCTGGCCACAGCGGAGGCAGCCACGGGCCCGGTGGACGCCGCCTTCCCCTCCGCAGACCTGCTGGCAGAGGATCTGCCCCCACCAAAGACGTACGTGAGCTGCCTGACCAGCCCCCTGTCCAGCCCCACCAAGGACAGGAAGCCAAAGAACTCCGCGCACCACGTCTccctggccccctgccctccGCCGGCTGCCTCCCTTGGAGAGTCACTGGACGAGGCAAGCATCCTGGCAGAAGATGCCGCTTGTGTCACCTGCGTGTCCAGCAACGGCCAGGGTGTCCCCTCCGTGGCCTCCTCTGGGCAGTGCTCAGATTCTGTCAGCACTTCGGGGCTCGAAGACTCTTGTACAGAGaccacctccagccccagggaCAAGGCTGCCACCCCGCTGCTGCCAGAAAGTACTGTGCCCTTCAGCAACGGGGTGCTGAAAGGGGAGCTGTCGGACCTGGGGGCTGAGGATGGATGGACCGTGGGTGCGGAAGCAGATCATTCGGGAG GTTCGGACGGGAACAGCATGGATTCGGTGGACAGCTGCTGTGGCCTCAGGAAGACTGACGGTTTCCAAAATGCCCAGGCAGGCTCCCATCCCAAGAAGGTCGACCTCACCGTCTGGGAGATCGAGGTGCCTAAG CACCTAGTTGGGCGGCTGATTGGCAAGCAGGGGCGGCATGTGAGTTTTCTGAAGCAGACGTCTGGTGCCAAGATCTACATCTCGAGCCTTCCGTACACCCAGAACGTCCAGATCTGCCACATAGAAG GCTCTCAGCATCATGTGGACAAGGCCCTGAGCTTGATTGGGAAGAAGTTCAAGGAACTGAACCTCACCAACATCTACGCTCCCCCACTGCCTTCGCTGGCCCTGCCTTCTCTCCCGATGACTTCCTGG CTCATGCTCCCGGATGGCATCACTGTGGAGGTGATCGTGGTCAGCCAGGTCAATGCCGGGCACCTGTTCGTGCAGCAGCACACACACCCTACCTTCCATGCGCTGCGCAGCCTGGACCAGCAGATGTACCTCTGCTACTCTCAGCCTGGAATCCCCACCTTGCCCACCCCAGTGGAAA TAACGGTCATCTGCGCTGCCCCTGGCGTGGACGGTGCCTGGTGGCGAGCCCAAGTGGTGGCCTCCTACGAGGAGACCAATGAAGTCGAGATTCGCTACGTTGACTACGGTGGATACAAGAGAGTGAAAGTAGACGTGCTCCGGCAGATCCG GTCTGACTTTGTGACCCTGCCGTTCCAGGGAGCAGAGGTCCTTCTGGACAGCGTGATGCCCCTGTCAG ATGATGACCACTTCTCACCTGAGGCGGATGCAGCTATGAGTGAGATGACAGGCAATGCAGCACTGCTGGCTCAG gtgACGAGGTATAGTCCAACCGGCCTTCCTCTGATTCAGCTCTGGAGTGTGATTGGAGATGAA GTGGTGTTGATAAACCGGTCGCTGGTGGAGCGAGGACTCGCTCAGTGGGTGGACAGCTATTACTCGAGCCTCTGA